The Oryctolagus cuniculus chromosome 12, mOryCun1.1, whole genome shotgun sequence genomic interval AGGAAACCCACTTCCTCCTAAGCAGTTTCTTGCTCGCTGGATGAGAGGCGCCCAATTGAAGCAGAATGATCCTCATCTACTAATATCCAGCGTGGTCACAAAGCGACTGGCCATTTACGCCGCCACTTTAAACAAAGATATTTGGTTATTCCCGGGGAAGCAAGTGCACTTTTGCATGGCTGAGCTCCGGGCGGAGGCGAGCctcagcccagcctgcagcccgcGGGGCTGCCTGCGCCTGGGTACCGGCCCCCTCCCGGCCCCGCGGGTCCCGCCTTGGGGCAGGCTCTGCTACACCCCAGCTATAGACGGGCGGGCTCTCTCGCCATCCCCGGCCCGAGCCctcccagaagcagaggagggggaAACAGCGTGGCCGTGGGCTCCGGTGGTGCCGGGGCTGCGATGGCCTGGGCAAGCCTACTCCGGCCCCAGAACCCCGCGTGTCAGGGCTATGGGCAAGGGCCAGGGACGCCAGGTTTGTTTGCGGTGGGGCAACCCCAGTGAGGGACCCCAGTGGGCCCCGCGCCGGAGGCCAGCGTCGCGCCTGCTCGGcggggggtgggtgtggggtgcggtggggagggggtcctggtggggggaggcggggagggctgGCCCGCCGAGAAGAccccgggctgggggtggggtggcgcgGGGATCCGGACAGCCTCCCGGAGGCAGTCGATCCCCTACTCAGCGCCCCCTCCGCCCGGCGCGATTCTCTCGGGCAAGGGGGGTAggggggaagggggcggggagcAGAGGTGTCCCTCTGACGGCGGCAGAGGAGgcagacagactgacagacacGTAGACCAACAGTGCGGCCCCAGGGTTCGTCCCCAGACTCGCTCGCTCATTCGGTGGCGACCGGGGCTCGGCGCAGCGAAGCCCGATGTGGTCCCGAGGCAGTGGGAAGGCGCGGGGCTGGGAGGCCGCGGCGGGAGGGAGGAGCAGCCCCGGCAGGCTCAGGTGAAACCCCGCACCCCGTCCCTCGGCCCCCTCCTCCCCGAGATCCGTCCCCGCCCGGGGAACCCCGACCGAATCGTAAAGCGGTTCCACTTTGTAACTCCGCGAGTTGGTTGCAAAGCAGCAGtcaccttccttcctccccgCCGTCCCTCCTCCTCGActactccccaccccaccccaccccaccccctgccctccctgctctcggctccctcctccttccccaccccctcctccccgcgcggcgccggcaccccacaaaatatgggggtgggggtgtccaggggagggggaaggcaaCGCTTTGGGTCTcgtctcagcctctctctcctctctcctctctctctctctctctctgtctcccctctctctccctgagaCCTAAAAATCCTGACAAGTGAAACTTAAAGGTGTTTACCTTGTCATCAGCATGTAAGCTAATTATCTCGGGCAAGATGTAGGCTTCTATTGTCTTGTCGCTTTAGCGCTTACGCCCCGCCTCTGGTGGCTGCCTAAAACCTGGCGCCGGGCTAAAACAAACGCGAGGCAGCCCCCGAGCCTCCACTCAAGCCAATTAAGGCGGACTCGGGCCACTCCGTTACGTGTACATCCAACAAGATCGGCGTTAAGGTAACACCAGAATATTTGgcaaagggaggaaaaaaaaaaaagtagcgaGGCTTcgccttccccctctcccttttttttcctcctcttccttcctcctccagccGCCGCCGAATCATGTCGATGAGTCCAAAGCACACGACTCCGTTCTCAGTGTCTGACATCTTGAGTCCCCTGGAGGAAAGCTACAAGAAAGTGGGCATGGAGGGCGGCGGCCTCGGGGCTCCGCTGGCGGCGTACAGGCAAGGCCAGGCGGCACCGCCGGCCGCGGCCATGCAGCAGCACGCCGTGGGGCACCACGGCGCCGTCACCGCCGCCTACCACATGACGGCGGCGGGGGTGCCCCAGCTCTCGCATTCCGCCGTGGGGGGCTACTGCAACGGCAACCTGGGCAACATGAGCGAGCTGCCGCCGTACCAGGACACCATGCGGAACAGCGCCTCCGGCCCCGGATGGTACGGCGCCAACCCAGACCCGCGCTTCCCCGCCAGTAAGTGAGGCCGCCCCAGTGCGGGGCCGCGGGCTAAGCACAGGAGGCGCCGCACCGGCCGGCTAGGCGCTGGCCAGCAGGGCGTGCGGCCGGGCAGCGGCGCCAGGGAGTTGGGTgcgggagctgggggtggggtgggggggagtgggggtCCTCCCCTTGTTAGGCTTGGGGTCCAGGTAGAGGGCACTTGGTTAGCGCTGGGGTTCGGGGGGACAGGTGCTGGCACCCGGGCATCTCCGGTTCTTGGCCAACCGGCTTAGCTCTGCCCCTCGCGGAAGCCCTGGGAGAGCCCAGGGAGGCGACCTCCAAGCCGAGAGAGCGGGAGCGAGCAGAGCGCCGAGGGGCTAGGCCTGGCTGGGAAGGGAGGCCGTCCCGCTGGGACGCACTCAGGAGCCCGGCCCGTCGGGGTctgggcaggtgggagggtgacCGGCTCCGGAGGGGGCCCTAAATGGGCCGAGCAAGTGCACTCTTTGGGGCCTCCTAGAGAAAGCCAAGAGGCAAAGCGTCTGGGAACTCGAGCTTTACGAAGTGAATACCCCTCTTCTAACCGCCCAAAGTCTATGGTCAGACCCCAGCTCCCGACCGGAGCTCAGGTCACCGCCTGCGGCCGGCGAACCCTGTCCGGTGCCTCGGACTGGCACTGGGCGCGAGGGAAGCAGGAGCGGCCTCTCCCCTCGCTGCACCTTTTTTGGGTCCAAAGAGCGTACTCAGACTGAGAGGGTAGCCAGGAGCTCGCCAGGAAGCTCTTCGACGGCTCGGCCCTGGGCAGGTGCCTACGAGTCCCCGTGGATGGGCCTCTTGGGCCGGGCGCCGGGCGGCCTGGATGAAGAGAAAGCCGTCGGGGGCGGGCCGGGCAAGCCAAGGCGCGCTGAAGGCGGTggtggcctggcccggcccggcccgggccccggccccggccccggccccggccgacGCTGTGCGTTTGTCGCTTACAGTCTCCCGCTTCATGGGCCCGGCGAGCGGCATGAACATGAGCggcatgggaggcctgggctcGCTGGGGGACGTGAGCAAGAACATGGCCCCGCTGCCAAGCGCGCCGCGCCGGAAGCGCCGGGTGCTCTTCTCCCAGGCACAGGTGTACGAGCTGGAGCGACGCTTCAAGCAGCAGAAGTACCTGTCGGCGCCGGAGCGCGAGCACCTTGCCAGCATGATCCACCTGACGCCCACGCAGGTCAAGATCTGGTTCCAGAATCACCGCTACAAGATGAAGCGCCAGGCCAAGGACAAGGCGGCGCAGCAGCAACTACAGCAggacagcggcggcggcggcggcggaggcggcgccgcgtgtccccagcagcagcagcaggctcaGCAACAGTCGCCGCGCCGTGTGGCAGTGCCGGTCCTGGTGAAAGACGGCAAACCGTGCCAGGCAGGCGCCCCCGCGCCGGGCGCCGCCAGCCTCCAAGGCCACGCGCAGCAGCAGGCGCAGCAGCAGGCGCAGGCCGCGCAAGCGGCAGCCGCGGCGATTTCGGTGGGCAGCGGGGGCGCCGGCTTGGGCGCACACCCGGGCCACCAGCCCGGCAGCGCGGGCCAGTCTCCGGACCTGGCGCACCACGCCGCCAGTCCCGCGGCACTGCAGGGCCAGGTCTCCAGCCTTTCCCACCTGAACTCCTCGGGTTCGGACTACAGCACCATGTCCTGCTCCACCTTGCTATACGGTCGGACCTGGTGAAAGTTCGCCGGGCCGGCCCCAGCCCAGCGCGCCGCCTCACCGCTTCCCTCGCCCGCCACACGGACCACCGTTCTCTCGCTGCTCCACGCGCTTCGACTTTTCTTAAGAACCTATCCCCGTTTAGACCAAGGAGCGGGGGAGGAGACCACAAAGGCCAAACTGCTGGacgtct includes:
- the NKX2-1 gene encoding homeobox protein Nkx-2.1 isoform X2 — encoded protein: MWSRGSGKARGWEAAAGGRSSPGRLSRRRIMSMSPKHTTPFSVSDILSPLEESYKKVGMEGGGLGAPLAAYRQGQAAPPAAAMQQHAVGHHGAVTAAYHMTAAGVPQLSHSAVGGYCNGNLGNMSELPPYQDTMRNSASGPGWYGANPDPRFPAISRFMGPASGMNMSGMGGLGSLGDVSKNMAPLPSAPRRKRRVLFSQAQVYELERRFKQQKYLSAPEREHLASMIHLTPTQVKIWFQNHRYKMKRQAKDKAAQQQLQQDSGGGGGGGGAACPQQQQQAQQQSPRRVAVPVLVKDGKPCQAGAPAPGAASLQGHAQQQAQQQAQAAQAAAAAISVGSGGAGLGAHPGHQPGSAGQSPDLAHHAASPAALQGQVSSLSHLNSSGSDYSTMSCSTLLYGRTW
- the NKX2-1 gene encoding homeobox protein Nkx-2.1 isoform X1, encoding MSMSPKHTTPFSVSDILSPLEESYKKVGMEGGGLGAPLAAYRQGQAAPPAAAMQQHAVGHHGAVTAAYHMTAAGVPQLSHSAVGGYCNGNLGNMSELPPYQDTMRNSASGPGWYGANPDPRFPAISRFMGPASGMNMSGMGGLGSLGDVSKNMAPLPSAPRRKRRVLFSQAQVYELERRFKQQKYLSAPEREHLASMIHLTPTQVKIWFQNHRYKMKRQAKDKAAQQQLQQDSGGGGGGGGAACPQQQQQAQQQSPRRVAVPVLVKDGKPCQAGAPAPGAASLQGHAQQQAQQQAQAAQAAAAAISVGSGGAGLGAHPGHQPGSAGQSPDLAHHAASPAALQGQVSSLSHLNSSGSDYSTMSCSTLLYGRTW